Proteins co-encoded in one Actinomadura luteofluorescens genomic window:
- a CDS encoding ROK family transcriptional regulator — protein MRAGPSQEDIRRHNLGTLLRFVHLRGPASRAVLAESLGLNRSTIMALTSDLTSAGLVREELPRGPGRRAGRPSLVVRPESTRVYVLAFEVGVDRLVVARVGLGGVVLDRREGVRARDSDPADLLGVLVAGARSLVRKAERDAVCVGAALGFPGTVRRSDDSIMFGPNLDVGGLRLGDALSRRLGLGIPVSVCNDANLGAVAEHERGAGVNCDNLIYLHGDVGVGGGIIAHGRLLGGDEGFGGEIGHMVINPGGRPCACGSKGCLEAEVGERTLLDLAGRKEIPGQPGRDAVRAVVAAADAGDIKAREALHRVGNWLGLGVANLVNLFNPGLVIFGGTLRDIFLGAAAQIRSVLATSALAAPREKVKLRTATLGDDTTLVGAAEFAFAEVLADPVQVLTRLRAPETV, from the coding sequence ATGAGGGCGGGCCCGTCACAGGAGGACATCCGGCGCCACAACCTCGGGACGCTGCTGCGCTTCGTGCACCTGCGCGGCCCCGCGTCCCGGGCCGTGCTCGCCGAGTCCCTCGGCCTCAACCGCAGCACGATCATGGCGCTGACGTCCGACCTCACCTCCGCCGGGCTGGTGCGCGAGGAGCTGCCGCGCGGCCCGGGGCGCCGCGCCGGGCGTCCGTCGCTCGTGGTGCGGCCCGAGTCGACCCGCGTCTACGTGCTGGCGTTCGAGGTCGGCGTCGACCGGCTCGTCGTCGCCCGCGTCGGCCTCGGCGGCGTCGTGCTGGACCGGCGCGAGGGCGTCCGCGCCCGCGACTCCGACCCCGCCGACCTGCTCGGCGTGCTCGTGGCGGGCGCCCGCTCCCTGGTCCGCAAGGCCGAGCGCGACGCCGTCTGCGTCGGCGCCGCCCTCGGCTTCCCCGGCACCGTCCGCCGCTCCGACGACTCGATCATGTTCGGGCCGAACCTGGACGTGGGCGGGCTGCGTCTCGGTGACGCCCTGTCCCGCCGGCTCGGCCTCGGCATCCCCGTCTCGGTGTGCAACGACGCCAACCTCGGCGCGGTCGCCGAGCACGAGCGCGGCGCGGGGGTGAACTGCGACAACCTCATCTACCTGCACGGCGACGTGGGCGTCGGCGGCGGCATCATCGCGCACGGCCGGCTGCTCGGCGGCGACGAGGGGTTCGGCGGCGAGATCGGGCACATGGTGATCAACCCCGGGGGCCGGCCCTGCGCCTGCGGCTCGAAGGGCTGCCTGGAGGCCGAGGTGGGGGAGCGGACGCTGCTCGACCTCGCCGGCCGCAAGGAGATCCCGGGCCAGCCCGGGCGCGACGCGGTCCGCGCCGTCGTCGCCGCGGCCGACGCCGGCGACATCAAGGCCCGGGAGGCGCTGCACCGCGTCGGCAACTGGCTCGGGCTCGGCGTCGCCAACCTCGTGAACCTCTTCAACCCGGGCCTGGTCATCTTCGGCGGCACGCTCCGCGACATCTTCCTGGGCGCCGCCGCGCAGATCCGCAGCGTCCTGGCGACCAGCGCCCTCGCCGCCCCCCGCGAGAAGGTCAAGCTGCGCACCGCCACCCTGGGGGACGACACCACCCTGGTCGGCGCCGCCGAGTTCGCCTTCGCCGAGGTGCTGGCCGACCCCGTCCAGGTCCTGACGCGGCTCAGAGCCCCTGAGACGGTGTGA
- a CDS encoding ATP-binding cassette domain-containing protein yields MSVTPVLDLRGIDKSFGSVKVLQDVAFSAYPGEVTALVGDNGAGKTTLVRCIGGIHSFDKGEYRFEGEPVRVGSPRDASRLGIEIVHQDLALCENLDIVQNLFLGREERRGLALDETFMEELARTTLSGLAVRTMGSVRQRVSNLSGGQRQTVAIARAVLWDSKVVVLDEPAAALGVAQTQMVLEMVRRLADKGLAVVLISHNMNDVFAVSDRIAALYLGRMVAQVRTADVTHRQVVELITSGSSGELGLRR; encoded by the coding sequence ATGTCAGTGACGCCTGTTCTGGACCTGCGCGGCATCGACAAGAGCTTCGGCTCGGTGAAGGTGCTGCAGGACGTCGCGTTCTCCGCCTACCCGGGCGAGGTCACCGCGCTCGTCGGCGACAACGGCGCCGGCAAGACCACCCTCGTCAGGTGCATCGGCGGGATCCACTCCTTCGACAAGGGCGAGTACCGCTTCGAGGGCGAGCCGGTCCGGGTCGGGTCCCCCCGCGACGCCAGCCGCCTCGGCATCGAGATCGTCCACCAGGATCTCGCCCTCTGCGAGAACCTCGACATCGTCCAGAACCTGTTCCTCGGCCGTGAGGAGCGCCGCGGCCTCGCCCTGGACGAGACCTTCATGGAAGAGCTGGCGCGCACCACTCTGTCGGGCCTCGCCGTCCGCACGATGGGCTCGGTCCGGCAGCGGGTCTCGAACCTGTCGGGCGGCCAGCGGCAGACCGTCGCGATCGCCCGCGCCGTGCTGTGGGACAGCAAGGTCGTCGTGCTGGACGAGCCCGCCGCCGCGCTCGGCGTCGCGCAGACCCAGATGGTCCTGGAGATGGTCCGGCGGCTCGCCGACAAGGGCCTCGCGGTCGTGCTGATCTCCCACAACATGAACGACGTGTTCGCGGTCTCCGACCGGATCGCCGCGCTCTACCTCGGGCGGATGGTCGCCCAGGTCCGCACCGCCGACGTCACCCACCGGCAGGTCGTGGAGCTGATCACCTCCGGCTCCAGCGGAGAGCTGGGGCTGCGCCGATGA
- a CDS encoding sugar ABC transporter permease — translation MSTDAPQSKEAAVKLADSDFSNDRRKHDMNSALLDYWHKIKAGELGALPAILGLIALVALFTALKPDTFLSKGNIANLATQALPITILAMGLVFVLLLGEIDLSAGVASGVCAAVMAKLMVDSGQSWYVAVLSAVAIGVVIGTVIGWLVAFLRIPSFVVTLAFFLGLQGITLWLIGDGGTVPVRDDFVVALANKNMPIWLGWVLAIACVVGYSATLLLRWRRQNVRNLHSKPLGLVVAQCAVVAAALLISTYVLSLDRAPSPLITLGGIPWGVLLVGGLLVICTFVLGRTGYGRHIYAVGGNSEAARRAGINVTRIKISVFMIASGLAAVSGIVAASRLSSVATNSGGGNTLLYAVGAAVIGGTSLFGGRGKARDAVLGGLVIALIENGLGLLGTKAYLSYLITGVVLLFAASIDALARRRRSSAGR, via the coding sequence ATGTCCACTGACGCCCCCCAAAGCAAGGAGGCCGCCGTGAAGCTGGCGGACTCGGACTTCTCGAACGACCGGCGCAAGCACGACATGAACTCCGCGCTGCTGGACTACTGGCACAAGATCAAGGCCGGTGAGCTGGGCGCGCTCCCCGCCATCCTCGGCCTGATCGCGCTGGTGGCCCTGTTCACGGCGCTGAAGCCCGACACCTTCCTCAGCAAGGGCAACATCGCGAACCTGGCCACCCAGGCGCTGCCCATCACGATCCTCGCCATGGGTCTGGTCTTCGTCCTGCTGCTGGGCGAGATCGACCTGTCGGCCGGTGTGGCCAGCGGTGTCTGCGCCGCGGTGATGGCCAAGCTGATGGTCGACTCGGGACAGTCCTGGTACGTCGCGGTGCTCAGCGCCGTGGCGATCGGCGTCGTCATCGGGACGGTGATCGGCTGGCTGGTCGCGTTCCTGCGCATCCCATCGTTCGTGGTGACGCTGGCGTTCTTCCTCGGCCTCCAGGGCATCACGCTGTGGCTCATCGGCGACGGCGGGACGGTGCCCGTCCGCGACGACTTCGTCGTGGCGCTCGCCAACAAGAACATGCCGATCTGGCTCGGCTGGGTGCTCGCCATCGCCTGCGTCGTCGGCTACTCCGCGACGCTGCTGCTGCGCTGGCGCCGCCAGAACGTCCGCAACCTGCACTCCAAGCCGCTGGGCCTCGTGGTCGCGCAGTGCGCCGTCGTCGCCGCCGCGCTGCTGATCAGCACCTACGTGCTGAGCCTGGACCGCGCTCCCAGCCCGCTGATCACCCTCGGTGGGATCCCGTGGGGGGTGCTGCTCGTCGGCGGCCTGCTCGTGATCTGCACGTTCGTGCTCGGCCGCACCGGCTACGGGCGGCACATCTACGCGGTGGGCGGCAACTCCGAGGCGGCCCGCCGGGCCGGCATCAACGTCACCCGCATCAAGATCTCGGTGTTCATGATCGCCTCCGGGCTGGCGGCGGTCAGCGGCATCGTCGCCGCGTCCCGCCTCAGCTCCGTCGCGACCAACTCGGGCGGCGGCAACACGCTGCTGTACGCGGTGGGCGCCGCGGTCATCGGCGGGACGAGCCTGTTCGGCGGGCGCGGCAAGGCACGCGACGCCGTGCTCGGCGGCCTCGTCATCGCGCTCATCGAGAACGGGCTGGGGCTGCTCGGCACCAAGGCCTACCTCAGCTACCTCATCACCGGGGTCGTGCTGCTGTTCGCCGCGAGCATCGACGCCCTGGCGAGGCGCCGCCGGTCCAGCGCGGGCAGATGA
- a CDS encoding ATP-binding cassette domain-containing protein, which yields MAEKGDPVLRLTGLNKSFGPVHVLHDVDFSVRLGEVMALVGDNGAGKSTLIKCIAGIHPIDSGQIEFEGKPVSIDGPRTASALGIEIVYQDLALADNLDIVQNMFLGRERRKGIVLDEPSMEEAARETLARLSVRTVKSVRQQVASLSGGQRQTVAIAKAALWESKVVILDEPTAALGVAQTRQVLDLVRRLADTGHAVVLISHNMNDVFEVADRVSALYLGRVAADVATSEVTHGQVVELITAGRSGDLGLAPQTAAESI from the coding sequence GTGGCTGAAAAAGGAGACCCCGTCCTCCGCCTGACCGGGCTCAACAAGAGCTTCGGCCCCGTCCATGTGCTGCACGACGTGGACTTCTCCGTGCGCCTGGGCGAGGTCATGGCCCTCGTCGGCGACAACGGAGCCGGCAAGTCGACCCTGATCAAGTGCATCGCCGGGATCCACCCCATCGACTCGGGACAGATCGAGTTCGAGGGCAAGCCGGTCTCGATCGACGGACCGCGCACCGCTTCCGCGCTCGGCATCGAGATCGTCTACCAGGACCTCGCCCTCGCCGACAACCTCGACATCGTGCAGAACATGTTCCTCGGCCGCGAGCGGCGCAAGGGCATCGTGCTGGACGAGCCGTCGATGGAGGAGGCGGCCCGTGAGACCCTCGCCCGGCTCTCGGTCCGCACCGTCAAGTCCGTCCGCCAGCAGGTGGCGAGCCTGTCCGGCGGGCAGCGGCAGACCGTCGCCATCGCCAAGGCGGCGCTGTGGGAGTCCAAGGTCGTGATCCTGGACGAGCCCACGGCCGCGCTCGGCGTCGCCCAGACCCGGCAGGTCCTCGACCTCGTCCGGCGTCTCGCCGACACCGGGCACGCCGTCGTGCTCATCTCGCACAACATGAACGACGTGTTCGAGGTGGCCGACCGCGTCTCGGCCCTCTACCTCGGCCGGGTCGCCGCGGACGTCGCCACCTCCGAGGTGACCCACGGACAGGTCGTGGAGCTCATCACCGCCGGCCGTTCCGGTGATCTCGGCCTCGCGCCGCAGACCGCCGCCGAGAGCATCTGA
- a CDS encoding sugar ABC transporter substrate-binding protein — protein sequence MRKGILSFLAVTTAAALSLTACGDGDSNDSGGGSKGKVGVILPDTTSSVRYESFDRPYLEQAFKAAGVAYDIQNAEGSTQRFQTIADQMLTSGVTVLVLDGIDSNSAAAVQRKAQAQGVKTIDYDRLSLGGVSDYYVSFDNVKVGEELGKGLQKCLGDKAANVAYLNGAPTDNNATLFAKGAHNVLDKATNYKKVAEQAVPDWKAEQAATIFEQMWTEKGGKIDGVLAANDGIGGAVISILKKNKEAGKVAVTGQDATLEGLQNILDGNQCMTVYKPVKQEADAAAKLAVSLIKGEKGETNGTTNDPEGKRDVPSVLLTPIGVFKDNIKQVTDDGFVKKEDLCKGAYAAKCKDAGIQ from the coding sequence ATGCGCAAGGGGATCCTCAGCTTCTTGGCCGTCACGACGGCGGCGGCGCTCAGCCTCACCGCGTGCGGGGACGGCGACTCCAACGACTCGGGCGGCGGCTCGAAGGGCAAGGTCGGCGTGATCCTGCCCGACACCACCTCGTCCGTCCGGTACGAGAGCTTCGACCGGCCGTACCTGGAGCAGGCCTTCAAGGCCGCCGGCGTGGCCTACGACATCCAGAACGCCGAGGGTTCGACCCAGCGCTTCCAGACGATCGCCGACCAGATGCTCACCAGCGGCGTCACGGTCCTGGTCCTGGACGGCATCGACTCCAACTCCGCGGCCGCCGTGCAGCGCAAGGCGCAGGCCCAGGGCGTCAAGACCATCGACTACGACCGGCTCTCCCTCGGCGGCGTCTCCGACTACTACGTCTCCTTCGACAACGTGAAGGTCGGCGAGGAGCTCGGCAAGGGCCTGCAGAAGTGCCTCGGGGACAAGGCGGCCAACGTCGCCTACCTGAACGGCGCTCCGACCGACAACAACGCGACGCTGTTCGCCAAGGGCGCGCACAACGTGCTCGACAAGGCGACCAACTACAAGAAGGTCGCCGAGCAGGCCGTCCCGGACTGGAAGGCCGAGCAGGCAGCCACGATCTTCGAGCAGATGTGGACCGAGAAGGGCGGCAAGATCGACGGTGTGCTCGCCGCCAACGACGGCATCGGCGGTGCGGTCATCTCGATCCTGAAGAAGAACAAGGAGGCCGGCAAGGTCGCCGTCACCGGCCAGGACGCCACGCTCGAGGGGCTGCAGAACATCCTCGACGGCAACCAGTGCATGACGGTCTACAAGCCGGTCAAGCAGGAGGCCGACGCGGCCGCCAAGCTCGCCGTCTCCCTCATCAAGGGCGAGAAGGGCGAGACGAACGGCACCACGAACGACCCGGAGGGCAAGCGGGACGTGCCGTCGGTGCTCCTGACCCCGATCGGCGTCTTCAAGGACAACATCAAGCAGGTCACGGACGACGGGTTCGTCAAGAAGGAAGACCTGTGCAAGGGCGCGTACGCGGCCAAGTGCAAGGACGCGGGCATCCAGTAG
- a CDS encoding M14 family zinc carboxypeptidase, with protein MRARKLALPVLMAASLAVPASLAAPAAALPAAPASGCDPTRTAPVYRGKVPSPEQVLGFDLGERPVSAAESDTYLETVAARSERVVSGTLATTAQGRPLKYAIAGRPELISKAGLAKVRWEAGRLRDPRTPAALARRITDRGVPILWVSGNVHGDEPSGTDAALRVLRDLGDRSDCAATGILANALVIVLPTQNPDGRTLQTRQNAYGFDMNRDWFARTQPETDGKLAMLNQYPPALYIDAHEMGGDSFFFPPNADPIYHETPEQAIGWINDLYGASMAAEFTRQGIDFFNRDVYDLFYQGYGDTVPTSAFHAAGMTYEKGDESPYPDRVKEQYLTQWVSLSAAARNRHRILTEWRQMTVDAYAQGKAGKLEPNQIYNPPNTVDRQVPDRKVRGYFLRDDDPAKRAEVALVVRRLQRMGVRVEKLTRPLAVPDFKPYGRPEAATTLPAGTYWISMAQGQKHWIQSMLNEDSYTPFPYFYDVTAWSLPLLGNVAGGSSGAVLHPRSVPLRTLPEARPGHDGKAPKLGVLQLSGTSSSARQSAGWLRHRLDRDWKLPFTLLTPADVAAGRLKGVEVLVTPNGPAASAYTALGDAGRAALQQWTRDGGRYIGWQGGTQLAARLGLTTATLAEPTSDIPGTLLRVKVDGASPLSKGVGATAWNFTSYDPVMKASSGVVVSYPQADSPDWFVSGFERGASELGGTAAVVDQPLGKGRSVLFAAEPNFRAFSDGTAKLLHNAILGPDPAKAAAPQAAATAKAAQEAAQLPSYESPIRVSVKAADAAKAESLLRAADATWTRRGAGGVVHYVIDNPRGLPADHHPFAGRLPSLIRKAGITPVAVVLP; from the coding sequence ATGAGAGCCCGAAAACTGGCGCTGCCTGTGCTGATGGCCGCGTCCCTGGCGGTCCCGGCGTCGCTCGCCGCGCCCGCCGCCGCGCTGCCGGCCGCGCCGGCGTCCGGCTGCGACCCGACACGGACCGCACCGGTCTACCGGGGCAAGGTCCCCTCCCCCGAGCAGGTCCTCGGCTTCGACCTCGGTGAGCGCCCGGTCAGCGCCGCCGAGTCCGACACCTACCTGGAGACGGTCGCCGCCCGGAGCGAGCGCGTCGTGTCCGGGACGCTGGCCACCACCGCGCAGGGACGTCCGCTGAAGTACGCGATCGCCGGACGGCCCGAGCTGATCTCCAAGGCCGGGCTGGCGAAGGTTCGCTGGGAGGCCGGGCGGCTGCGCGACCCCCGCACGCCGGCCGCGCTCGCCAGGCGGATCACCGATCGCGGCGTCCCGATCCTGTGGGTCAGCGGCAACGTCCACGGCGACGAGCCGAGCGGGACGGACGCGGCGCTGCGGGTGCTGCGCGACCTCGGCGACCGCTCCGACTGCGCCGCGACGGGGATCCTCGCCAACGCGCTCGTGATCGTCCTGCCGACGCAGAACCCGGACGGGCGCACGCTGCAGACGCGGCAGAACGCCTACGGCTTCGACATGAACCGCGACTGGTTCGCGCGCACGCAGCCGGAGACCGACGGCAAGCTCGCGATGCTGAACCAGTACCCGCCGGCCCTCTACATCGACGCCCACGAGATGGGCGGGGACTCGTTCTTCTTCCCGCCGAACGCCGACCCGATCTACCACGAGACGCCCGAGCAGGCGATCGGCTGGATCAACGACCTGTACGGCGCGTCGATGGCGGCCGAGTTCACCCGGCAGGGCATCGACTTCTTCAACAGGGACGTCTACGACCTCTTCTACCAGGGCTACGGCGACACGGTGCCGACCAGCGCTTTCCACGCCGCCGGGATGACCTACGAGAAGGGCGACGAGAGCCCGTACCCGGACCGGGTGAAGGAGCAGTACCTCACCCAGTGGGTGTCGCTGTCGGCTGCGGCGCGCAACCGGCACCGGATCCTCACCGAGTGGCGCCAGATGACGGTGGACGCCTACGCGCAGGGCAAGGCCGGGAAGCTGGAGCCCAACCAGATCTACAACCCGCCGAACACGGTCGACCGCCAGGTGCCGGACCGAAAGGTGCGCGGCTACTTCCTGCGCGACGACGACCCGGCCAAGCGCGCCGAGGTCGCGCTCGTCGTGCGGCGGCTGCAGCGCATGGGCGTGCGCGTCGAGAAGCTCACCCGGCCGCTGGCCGTCCCGGACTTCAAGCCGTACGGGCGTCCGGAGGCCGCGACGACGCTGCCCGCGGGCACGTACTGGATCTCGATGGCGCAGGGCCAGAAGCACTGGATCCAGTCCATGCTGAACGAGGACTCCTACACGCCGTTCCCGTACTTCTACGACGTGACGGCGTGGAGCCTGCCCCTGCTGGGCAACGTGGCCGGCGGGTCGTCCGGCGCCGTCCTGCACCCGCGGTCCGTCCCGCTGCGGACGCTCCCGGAGGCGCGTCCGGGCCACGACGGCAAGGCGCCCAAGCTGGGCGTCCTCCAGCTGTCGGGGACGTCCTCGTCCGCGCGGCAGTCGGCCGGATGGCTGAGGCACCGCCTCGACCGCGACTGGAAGCTGCCGTTCACGCTGCTCACTCCGGCGGACGTCGCGGCCGGCAGGCTCAAGGGCGTCGAGGTCCTGGTCACGCCGAACGGCCCGGCCGCGTCGGCCTACACGGCGCTCGGCGACGCCGGGCGCGCCGCGCTCCAGCAGTGGACGCGGGACGGCGGCCGCTACATCGGCTGGCAGGGCGGCACGCAGCTCGCGGCCCGTCTCGGCCTGACGACCGCGACGCTCGCGGAGCCGACGTCCGACATTCCCGGCACGCTGCTCCGCGTGAAGGTGGACGGGGCGAGCCCGCTGTCGAAGGGCGTCGGCGCGACGGCGTGGAACTTCACCTCCTACGACCCGGTCATGAAGGCGTCCAGCGGCGTCGTCGTGTCGTACCCGCAGGCGGATTCGCCCGACTGGTTCGTGTCCGGGTTCGAGCGCGGCGCGTCCGAGCTGGGCGGCACCGCGGCGGTCGTCGACCAGCCCCTCGGAAAGGGACGGTCCGTGCTGTTCGCGGCCGAGCCGAACTTCCGCGCGTTCAGCGACGGGACGGCCAAGCTGCTCCACAACGCGATCCTCGGCCCTGACCCCGCCAAGGCGGCGGCGCCGCAAGCGGCCGCGACGGCGAAGGCGGCCCAGGAGGCGGCGCAGCTGCCGTCCTACGAGTCGCCGATCCGTGTCTCGGTCAAGGCCGCGGACGCCGCGAAGGCCGAGTCCCTGCTGCGGGCCGCCGACGCGACGTGGACGCGGCGCGGCGCCGGCGGCGTCGTCCACTACGTGATCGACAACCCGCGGGGTCTGCCGGCGGACCACCACCCGTTCGCCGGGCGCCTGCCGTCCCTGATCCGCAAGGCCGGGATCACCCCGGTCGCGGTCGTCCTTCCCTGA
- a CDS encoding peptidyl-tRNA hydrolase, translating into MRPDYDPLDDPPWAMQLVVRAEKADPPSHDAVCEAAATAVVLLLSDPRAAEPEGEWREAVREWESRRIRKVTRRARGVRWPEAEALPGVTVRHAGAQVRAFPPGPVSDVPPQLAKLQVAGLDLAHAQEAAPPPEPPYAVIALNPDVTMTTGKAAAQCGHAAQLLLRQGRRRHVAAWIEAGAPVHLARDVPWDRCVKEAAVAVRDGGFTEVPPGTMTAIAWLVRK; encoded by the coding sequence GTGCGACCCGACTATGACCCCCTTGACGACCCGCCGTGGGCGATGCAACTGGTGGTACGCGCCGAGAAGGCCGATCCGCCCAGTCACGACGCGGTCTGCGAGGCGGCGGCGACGGCGGTCGTCCTGCTGCTGAGCGACCCGCGCGCCGCCGAACCCGAGGGGGAGTGGCGGGAGGCCGTCCGGGAGTGGGAGTCGCGCCGGATCCGGAAGGTGACGCGGCGGGCCCGCGGCGTCCGCTGGCCGGAGGCGGAGGCGCTGCCCGGCGTCACCGTCCGGCACGCGGGGGCCCAGGTGCGGGCGTTCCCGCCGGGGCCGGTGTCGGACGTCCCGCCCCAGCTGGCCAAGCTCCAGGTCGCGGGCCTCGATCTCGCACACGCGCAGGAGGCGGCGCCGCCGCCCGAACCCCCGTACGCGGTGATCGCGCTCAATCCGGACGTGACGATGACGACGGGGAAGGCCGCCGCCCAGTGCGGGCACGCCGCCCAGCTGCTGCTCCGCCAGGGCCGCCGCCGGCACGTGGCGGCGTGGATCGAGGCGGGCGCCCCCGTCCACCTGGCGCGGGACGTGCCGTGGGACCGGTGCGTGAAGGAGGCGGCGGTCGCGGTCCGGGACGGCGGCTTCACCGAGGTCCCGCCCGGCACGATGACCGCGATCGCCTGGCTGGTGCGGAAATAG
- a CDS encoding HAD family hydrolase: MPDVIVFDLYGVIARTQTPEAVRRIEEIAGTPGPAFWEAYWACRPAYDAGQESASYWADVAGLLGATFPDVPALTEADLESWTEVDGEMVALVGELADEGRTLGLLSNIIGDLVPRFEARHGAWLSRFDERVYSCRIGVAKPDPRAYEICAGRLGVDPADVLFFDDNERNVLAARETGMRAELFMSPAQVRALTT; this comes from the coding sequence ATGCCCGATGTGATCGTGTTCGACCTGTACGGAGTGATCGCCCGCACCCAGACGCCCGAGGCGGTGCGGCGGATCGAGGAGATCGCCGGGACGCCGGGCCCCGCGTTCTGGGAGGCCTACTGGGCCTGCCGCCCCGCCTACGACGCCGGCCAGGAGAGCGCCTCCTACTGGGCGGACGTCGCGGGCCTGCTCGGCGCCACGTTCCCCGACGTCCCCGCGCTCACCGAGGCCGACCTCGAAAGCTGGACCGAGGTCGACGGGGAGATGGTCGCCCTCGTCGGCGAGCTGGCCGACGAGGGGCGCACGCTCGGGCTGCTCTCCAACATCATCGGCGACCTGGTGCCCCGCTTCGAGGCCCGGCACGGCGCCTGGCTCTCCCGCTTCGACGAGCGCGTCTACTCCTGCCGTATCGGCGTCGCCAAGCCCGACCCCCGCGCCTACGAGATCTGCGCCGGCCGCCTCGGCGTCGACCCCGCCGACGTCCTGTTCTTCGACGACAACGAACGCAACGTCCTCGCCGCCCGCGAGACCGGCATGCGCGCCGAACTCTTCATGTCCCCGGCACAAGTCCGCGCCCTCACCACCTGA